One window of Aricia agestis chromosome 20, ilAriAges1.1, whole genome shotgun sequence genomic DNA carries:
- the LOC121737189 gene encoding nuclear cap-binding protein subunit 2-like gives YKKTPCGFCFVEYYSRPDAEDCMRYINGTRLDDRIIRCDWDAGFIEGRQYGRGKTGGQVRDEYRTDYDGGRGGYGKIIAQKIAPNTLER, from the coding sequence tataagaaAACCCCTTGTGGTTTTTGCTTTGTTGAGTATTACTCCAGGCCAGATGCAGAAGATTGTATGAGGTACATAAATGGAACTCGATTGGATGACAGAATAATAAGATGTGATTGGGATGCTGGGTTCATAGAAGGTAGACAATATGGCCGTGGTAAAACTGGTGGACAGGTTCGTGATGAATACCGTACCGACTACGACGGAGGCCGAGGAGGATACGGAAAAATAATAGCCCAAAAAATTGCCCCCAATACATTAGAACGCTGA